A stretch of Longimicrobium sp. DNA encodes these proteins:
- a CDS encoding HEAT repeat domain-containing protein, which translates to MNRIERFVRRHPLGAAALAGAALLLVPATLLPRPGHRGEEPAVRATVTRAEQEASVRELLAAVRGANPVLCELATRNFGNQWGFGSGEWEDAPASAQVAEETRRVLAVLDGRMEGVDVAPLREGLADADPCVRRASARLLGRLRIPAATDALLEALRSDDRGRREAAMLGLAHAEDQRSVGPLVDLLDEQDPELRGGAAWTLGHVGSREATRPLLGILDDREARVRRSAARALGRLEDPAAIPALAQLLGADADPTVRRAAAWALGKIE; encoded by the coding sequence ATGAACCGGATCGAACGCTTCGTGCGGCGGCACCCCCTGGGGGCCGCCGCCCTGGCCGGCGCCGCCCTTCTCCTGGTCCCGGCCACCCTCCTGCCGCGCCCCGGCCACCGCGGCGAGGAGCCCGCCGTGCGCGCCACCGTCACCCGCGCCGAGCAGGAGGCCAGCGTGCGCGAGCTGCTGGCGGCGGTGCGCGGGGCCAACCCGGTGCTCTGCGAGCTGGCCACGCGCAACTTCGGCAACCAGTGGGGCTTCGGCAGCGGCGAGTGGGAAGACGCCCCCGCCTCGGCGCAGGTGGCCGAGGAGACGCGGCGGGTCCTCGCCGTGCTCGACGGGCGGATGGAGGGGGTGGACGTGGCGCCGCTCCGCGAGGGCCTGGCCGACGCCGACCCCTGCGTGCGGCGCGCCTCGGCGCGGCTGCTGGGGCGGCTGCGCATCCCCGCGGCCACCGACGCGCTGCTGGAGGCCCTGCGCTCCGACGACCGCGGCCGCCGCGAGGCCGCCATGCTGGGGCTGGCCCACGCCGAGGACCAGCGCTCCGTGGGCCCGCTGGTGGACCTGCTGGACGAGCAGGACCCGGAGCTGCGCGGCGGGGCGGCCTGGACGCTGGGCCACGTGGGCAGCCGCGAGGCCACGCGCCCCCTGCTGGGCATCCTGGACGACCGGGAGGCGCGCGTGCGCCGGAGCGCCGCCCGCGCGCTGGGCCGCCTGGAAGACCCCGCCGCCATCCCCGCGCTCGCCCAGCTCCTGGGCGCCGACGCCGACCCCACCGTGCGCCGGGCGGCGGCGTGGGCGCTGGGGAAGATCGAGTAA